In the genome of Leptospira saintgironsiae, one region contains:
- the argB gene encoding acetylglutamate kinase, which translates to MEHSFERVNNILEALPYITKYSGKTVVIKYGGAAMAKADLKESFAKDIVLLKYVGIHPVIVHGGGPEINRLLDSLNIPTEFVHGHRVTNEETMDVVEMVLTGKVNKQIVSMINKEGGNAVGLSGKDGNLAVASKTKIEVDVEGKKSELVDVGLVGKIDKIDPTVILSLQEKGFIPVISPVAESGSGESLNINADTFAGELAGALKAEKLILLTDTSGILIDGKLVTGLNRALVKDYIRKGDITGGMIPKVECCLSAIDQGVRRTHIIDGRVPHSILIEIFTDQGIGSLIE; encoded by the coding sequence ATGGAACATTCCTTTGAGAGGGTCAACAATATTCTGGAGGCCCTTCCCTATATTACAAAATACTCCGGGAAAACTGTGGTTATCAAATATGGTGGAGCCGCAATGGCCAAGGCCGACTTAAAGGAATCTTTTGCAAAAGATATCGTTCTTCTAAAATACGTAGGCATCCATCCGGTCATCGTTCACGGAGGCGGGCCTGAGATTAACAGACTCTTAGATAGTTTGAATATTCCAACCGAGTTCGTTCATGGACATAGGGTCACAAACGAAGAGACCATGGACGTAGTAGAGATGGTCCTCACCGGAAAAGTAAATAAACAGATCGTTTCCATGATCAATAAAGAAGGTGGAAATGCAGTAGGACTTTCCGGAAAAGACGGAAATCTAGCAGTCGCTTCCAAAACAAAGATCGAAGTTGATGTGGAAGGTAAAAAATCCGAGCTAGTCGATGTGGGTCTTGTAGGTAAGATCGACAAAATAGATCCTACAGTCATTTTATCTCTCCAAGAAAAAGGTTTTATCCCAGTCATTTCTCCTGTTGCCGAATCCGGATCAGGAGAATCTTTGAATATAAACGCGGATACTTTCGCTGGAGAATTAGCAGGCGCTCTCAAAGCGGAGAAGCTGATCCTTCTTACGGACACGAGCGGGATCCTGATCGATGGAAAACTTGTAACAGGTCTGAACAGGGCCTTAGTAAAAGATTATATTCGAAAAGGAGATATCACCGGAGGAATGATCCCTAAAGTAGAATGTTGTCTTTCGGCGATCGACCAAGGAGTGAGAAGGACTCATATTATTGACGGAAGAGTCCCCCATTCTATTCTGATCGAAATCTTTACTGATCAAGGGATCGGTTCCTTGATCGAATAA
- the metH gene encoding methionine synthase produces the protein MKHKFPTYTNPKAQELLKLLEERILVLDGAMGTMIQRYSLGEEDFRDERLKDHPSALKGNNDLLVITKPEVIEEIHYKFLEAGANILETNTFSSNRISQADYNAEAYVDELNRKAVKVARAAMERFAKTHPDQPLFLAGSIGPTTRTASLSPDVNNPAFRAVTFDELVETFYEQVRALVEEGVDILLSETNIDTLNLKAIIVAIENVFKDLNVRIPVSLSVTITDASGRTLSGQTIEAFYNSIYHANPLSVGINCALGAGEMRPYIEELSRISGCYISCYPNAGLPNAFGGYDQTPEEFGNFLDDFSNQGWLNIAGGCCGTTPAHIKEGAKAVQGKKPRIIPEIEGKTRLSGLEPLNIDETTGFVLIGERTNVTGSPKFKKLILEGNFEEAVSVALQQVEAGANVIDINFDEALLDGEASMKEFLNLIAVEPDIAKVPFMVDSSKWSVLETGLKCIQGKPIVNSISLKEGEEKFLQQAKTVKMYGASVIVMAFDEQGQAATKDDKVRICKRAYDLLVEKADFSPFDIIFDPNILTVGTGIDEHNNYAVDFIEAIKEIKVVCPGAKISGGLSNISFSFRGNNPVREAMHSAFLFYAIKAGMDMAIVNAGMLAVYEEIPKDLLERVEDVLLNRRPDATERLIDFAESVKSGEKAEKKEEAWREGTVEQRLEYSLVKGIVEYIDQDTEEARLKYDRPLQVIEGPLMDGMRVVGDLFGSGKMFLPQVVKSARVMKKSVSYLLPFMEEDNNKDAQASTKQKFLIATVKGDVHDIGKNIVAVVLACNNYEVIDLGVMVPCEKILEEARKEKVDIIGLSGLITPSLDEMVHVASEMKRTGFDIPLLIGGATTSSAHTSVKISEKYDQPVVHVIDASRVVNVVAKLLSPSLKPDYIKQIKEEQKIQREIYFNTRSDRKLVSIEDARENKYVTDWNVTKVAKPNFVGVRVFDNEISLEELVPYIDWSPFFQAWELKGRYPSILESETYGKQAKELFKDAQKLLEDIISNKRYTTRGVIGVFPANSVGDDIEVYEDETRTNIKTVFHTLRQQISKEEKDEPNYCLADYIAPKESGVADYIGGFAVTAGHGVEAFASIFDSNLDDYNSIMAKALGDRFAEAFAEYMHLKIRKEIWGYVADENLSTEELIRERYQGIRPAAGYPASPDHTEKRTLFDLLEVEKNTGITLTEHFAMMPASSVSGLYFAHPDAKYFAVAKINKDQIQEYANRKGMTVSEVEKWLSPNLAYDPQEAVSRV, from the coding sequence ATGAAACATAAATTTCCCACATATACAAATCCCAAAGCACAAGAGCTTTTGAAATTATTAGAAGAGCGGATACTTGTTCTTGATGGAGCAATGGGAACCATGATCCAGAGGTATAGTCTGGGAGAAGAAGACTTCCGAGATGAAAGACTCAAAGATCATCCTTCTGCACTAAAGGGAAATAACGATCTACTTGTGATCACTAAACCTGAAGTGATCGAAGAAATACATTATAAGTTTTTGGAAGCGGGGGCGAATATATTAGAAACGAATACATTCAGCTCCAATAGAATTTCTCAAGCAGATTATAATGCAGAAGCCTACGTAGATGAATTAAACAGAAAAGCAGTTAAGGTTGCTCGTGCTGCAATGGAAAGGTTCGCCAAAACCCATCCTGACCAACCATTATTCCTTGCTGGATCTATAGGACCTACAACCAGAACAGCTTCTCTTTCTCCGGATGTGAATAACCCTGCATTCCGTGCGGTAACCTTCGACGAATTGGTAGAAACATTTTACGAGCAAGTGAGAGCGCTTGTGGAAGAGGGAGTCGATATTCTTCTTTCCGAAACAAACATCGATACCTTAAATCTAAAAGCGATTATTGTAGCTATTGAAAATGTATTCAAAGATTTGAATGTAAGAATTCCCGTGTCTCTTTCTGTTACGATCACTGACGCTTCGGGAAGAACTTTGTCAGGACAAACAATCGAGGCATTCTATAATTCCATCTATCATGCAAATCCTCTCTCTGTAGGGATTAATTGTGCCTTGGGCGCAGGGGAGATGAGACCTTATATAGAAGAATTGTCCAGGATCTCAGGTTGTTATATTAGTTGTTATCCGAATGCAGGTTTGCCTAACGCATTTGGAGGCTATGACCAAACTCCTGAAGAATTTGGAAACTTCTTGGACGATTTTTCCAATCAAGGTTGGTTGAATATTGCAGGAGGATGTTGTGGAACTACTCCTGCTCATATTAAAGAAGGTGCTAAAGCCGTCCAAGGTAAAAAGCCTAGGATCATACCGGAGATAGAAGGAAAAACCAGATTATCCGGATTAGAACCTTTGAATATAGATGAAACAACCGGTTTCGTCTTAATAGGAGAAAGAACTAACGTAACAGGTTCTCCTAAATTCAAAAAACTGATCTTAGAAGGAAACTTTGAAGAAGCAGTGTCAGTTGCTTTACAACAGGTAGAAGCAGGCGCAAACGTTATCGATATAAACTTCGACGAGGCACTTTTAGATGGAGAAGCCTCGATGAAAGAGTTCTTAAACTTGATCGCAGTTGAACCTGATATCGCGAAAGTTCCTTTTATGGTGGACAGTTCCAAATGGTCCGTTTTGGAAACTGGATTAAAATGTATCCAAGGAAAACCGATCGTAAACTCCATCTCCTTAAAAGAAGGAGAAGAGAAGTTTTTACAACAGGCAAAAACAGTTAAGATGTACGGTGCTTCCGTCATTGTAATGGCTTTCGATGAGCAAGGCCAAGCTGCTACTAAAGACGATAAGGTCCGAATTTGTAAACGAGCTTATGATCTATTAGTGGAAAAGGCGGACTTCTCTCCGTTTGATATCATCTTTGATCCGAACATTCTCACTGTCGGAACTGGAATAGATGAACATAATAACTATGCAGTCGATTTTATAGAAGCGATCAAAGAGATCAAAGTTGTTTGCCCAGGTGCAAAGATCAGCGGCGGTTTAAGTAATATCTCCTTCTCTTTCCGCGGAAATAACCCAGTAAGAGAAGCAATGCACTCCGCATTTTTATTCTATGCGATCAAGGCCGGAATGGATATGGCGATCGTAAATGCAGGTATGCTTGCAGTTTATGAAGAAATTCCTAAAGATCTTTTAGAAAGAGTAGAGGACGTTCTCCTGAATAGAAGACCGGATGCTACCGAAAGATTAATCGATTTTGCTGAATCAGTTAAGTCCGGTGAGAAGGCTGAGAAAAAAGAAGAAGCCTGGAGAGAAGGGACAGTAGAGCAAAGATTAGAATATTCTTTAGTAAAAGGAATTGTGGAATATATAGACCAAGATACGGAAGAAGCAAGGCTTAAATATGACCGACCTCTTCAGGTGATCGAAGGTCCTTTAATGGACGGAATGAGAGTTGTGGGCGATCTGTTTGGATCCGGAAAAATGTTCCTTCCTCAAGTTGTCAAAAGTGCAAGGGTGATGAAAAAATCAGTATCTTATCTTCTCCCTTTCATGGAAGAAGATAACAACAAAGATGCTCAGGCTTCCACAAAACAAAAATTCCTAATAGCCACAGTGAAAGGTGACGTTCATGATATCGGTAAAAATATCGTGGCCGTTGTGCTTGCTTGTAATAATTATGAAGTGATTGACCTTGGGGTGATGGTCCCTTGTGAGAAAATTCTGGAAGAAGCAAGAAAAGAGAAAGTAGATATCATTGGATTGTCTGGTCTCATTACTCCTTCACTAGATGAGATGGTTCATGTCGCTTCTGAAATGAAAAGGACAGGTTTCGATATTCCTTTATTGATTGGAGGAGCTACTACAAGTTCGGCTCATACTTCCGTAAAAATTTCTGAAAAATATGACCAACCAGTGGTCCACGTAATTGATGCTTCCAGAGTTGTGAACGTTGTCGCAAAACTTTTGAGTCCTTCTTTGAAACCAGATTATATAAAACAGATTAAAGAAGAACAAAAGATCCAAAGGGAAATTTATTTTAATACTAGAAGCGATCGTAAACTTGTTTCTATTGAAGATGCCAGAGAAAATAAATACGTTACCGATTGGAATGTGACTAAGGTAGCTAAACCGAATTTTGTAGGAGTTCGAGTTTTTGATAACGAGATCTCTTTGGAAGAATTGGTTCCTTATATTGACTGGTCTCCATTCTTCCAAGCTTGGGAATTAAAAGGACGTTATCCTTCTATTCTTGAAAGTGAAACTTACGGTAAACAAGCCAAAGAATTATTCAAAGACGCTCAAAAATTATTAGAAGATATCATTTCTAATAAAAGATATACAACCCGAGGGGTGATCGGCGTCTTCCCCGCAAATAGTGTAGGCGACGATATTGAAGTTTACGAGGATGAAACGAGAACAAATATTAAAACTGTTTTCCATACTCTTCGCCAGCAGATCAGCAAAGAAGAAAAAGATGAACCTAATTATTGTTTGGCGGACTATATAGCTCCTAAAGAAAGCGGAGTCGCGGATTATATCGGCGGTTTTGCAGTTACTGCTGGTCATGGAGTAGAGGCGTTTGCTTCTATCTTTGACTCTAACCTGGACGACTATAATTCCATCATGGCAAAGGCCTTGGGCGATCGTTTTGCAGAAGCTTTTGCCGAATATATGCACCTTAAGATCCGAAAAGAGATTTGGGGTTACGTTGCCGATGAAAATCTTTCTACCGAAGAATTGATCCGGGAACGTTATCAGGGGATTCGTCCTGCTGCGGGTTACCCTGCAAGTCCTGACCATACTGAAAAGAGAACCTTATTCGATCTATTGGAAGTGGAGAAGAATACAGGGATCACTCTCACGGAACATTTTGCAATGATGCCAGCGAGTTCAGTAAGTGGTTTATATTTTGCTCATCCGGATGCTAAATATTTCGCAGTGGCGAAGATCAATAAGGACCAAATCCAGGAGTATGCAAATAGGAAAGGAATGACCGTTTCCGAAGTAGAAAAATGGCTTTCCCCGAATTTAGCTTATGACCCCCAAGAGGCGGTTTCCAGAGTCTAA
- a CDS encoding ATP-dependent 6-phosphofructokinase, which produces MNTNIRNFGPCKIESPAAYEYYTGDESKVVFKTVFETEESWREYIGEGAEFFEQAGPRKKIYFDPKEVTAGIVTCGGLCPGINDVIRGIVMELNYRYGVKRILGFPYGYQGLVKKFDHKPMELNPENVAHIGRDGGTILASSRGNQNASDMVDRLSLYGVKMLFCIGGDGTLRGAKEIVREIDRRGEEISVIGVPKTIDNDINYVQKTFGFSTAFSKAMEAVECAHVEAKGAPNGIGVVKLMGRHSGFIAVNAALASQNVNYCLIPEVDFDLKGKGSFLDVLKNRILTREHAVIIVAEGAGQKFFGKTEERDASGNLKLGDIGVYLKNSIQDFFKAEKIEVNVKYIDPSYIIRSIPANPEDSIFCGFLAQNAVHAAMAGKTDIVIGMWNNVFTHLPIDIAIQERKVLQPTKSTLWRTLLASTGQPAHMVAE; this is translated from the coding sequence ATGAACACAAACATCAGAAATTTCGGACCTTGCAAAATTGAAAGTCCAGCTGCTTATGAATATTACACTGGAGATGAATCCAAGGTGGTTTTCAAGACAGTATTCGAAACAGAAGAGAGCTGGAGGGAATATATAGGAGAAGGTGCCGAATTTTTCGAACAAGCTGGTCCCAGAAAGAAGATCTACTTCGACCCAAAAGAAGTGACTGCTGGGATCGTGACCTGCGGGGGGCTTTGTCCAGGGATCAATGACGTGATCCGAGGTATTGTAATGGAATTAAATTATAGATACGGGGTAAAACGTATCCTTGGATTTCCATACGGCTACCAAGGCCTTGTCAAAAAATTTGATCATAAGCCCATGGAGCTGAATCCGGAAAACGTTGCCCATATAGGAAGGGATGGGGGTACTATTCTCGCTTCTTCCAGAGGAAACCAAAACGCTTCTGACATGGTTGATAGGCTTTCTTTATATGGCGTTAAGATGTTATTCTGTATCGGAGGAGATGGCACTTTAAGAGGAGCAAAGGAAATCGTAAGAGAGATAGACAGAAGAGGAGAAGAGATCTCTGTCATCGGAGTTCCTAAAACGATAGATAACGATATCAATTATGTGCAAAAAACTTTCGGATTTTCCACAGCCTTCTCTAAAGCAATGGAAGCAGTAGAATGTGCCCATGTGGAAGCAAAAGGTGCACCGAATGGGATTGGAGTAGTGAAACTAATGGGAAGACATTCCGGTTTTATAGCAGTGAATGCTGCTCTAGCTTCTCAAAACGTAAATTATTGTCTGATCCCTGAAGTGGATTTTGATCTGAAAGGGAAAGGTTCCTTCTTAGATGTTTTAAAAAATAGGATCTTAACTAGAGAACATGCAGTAATCATTGTGGCAGAAGGTGCAGGGCAAAAGTTTTTTGGAAAAACGGAAGAAAGAGATGCATCCGGAAATTTAAAATTAGGCGATATAGGCGTTTATCTCAAAAATTCCATCCAGGACTTCTTCAAAGCGGAGAAGATAGAAGTGAATGTAAAATATATAGACCCAAGTTATATCATTCGTTCTATTCCTGCAAATCCTGAGGATTCTATTTTCTGCGGATTTTTAGCACAGAATGCAGTGCATGCTGCTATGGCAGGTAAGACAGATATAGTGATTGGAATGTGGAATAATGTGTTTACTCATCTTCCGATTGATATCGCTATCCAAGAAAGAAAAGTGCTTCAACCTACTAAGAGTACTTTGTGGAGAACGTTACTAGCTTCTACAGGACAGCCTGCTCATATGGTGGCAGAATAG
- a CDS encoding GAF domain-containing SpoIIE family protein phosphatase: MSFKQLSLALISDITARINSTDDLEELLGIIIETTKDVLNTEGCSLLLYDPDEDCLVFQVAKGDKGESLTELKVPRGKGIAGMVLESLEPVIVNDAETDPRIYRNIDDAVGFTTKNLICVPMKAQGEIQGVLEAVNSLERPEFTNKDIKILEYLSDLAAIAIRNRRLIRDLKDRARELDCLYQISQAISNISELDQFLNLTVNSISDVLGAERVSLIFQNPRTKAFELSKSIGFSLEEESHLVDESRGILNEILSQGKAILVQGQTDINPDLLTPNRYKTRSFVSVPIRQDGTIIGVLNAADKMSGDSFSHQDLSILSTISNQIAEAYNSLLAKNQKEKLTSIRRDMQIASQIQLNSLPNIPKKMHLLEIETSYTASKEIGGDFYDLIYHNPDEVSILIADVSGKGISAALFMEFSKTIIAGEVARNSSTSISLMGANRIIQEKSGYFMFVTVMLTRINMLKKRIRYSSAGHNEQLLYKAKEKKVLLLSGKGMPLGIKESEVEEHEVEYQPGDLLVLYTDGVSETTNETGEMYSLENLAKLIERNGDMPVENLKELILDTTDAFRGEADPHDDYTLVMVRLN, from the coding sequence ATGAGTTTCAAACAGCTCTCCTTAGCTCTTATTTCAGACATTACTGCCAGGATCAACTCCACCGATGATCTGGAAGAACTTTTGGGAATTATAATAGAAACCACAAAAGATGTACTCAATACAGAAGGATGTTCCCTTCTACTCTATGATCCGGACGAAGATTGTCTAGTATTCCAAGTTGCAAAAGGTGATAAGGGAGAATCCCTCACTGAATTAAAAGTCCCTAGAGGAAAAGGGATCGCCGGAATGGTACTAGAAAGTCTGGAACCAGTCATCGTAAACGATGCAGAAACCGATCCAAGAATTTATAGAAACATAGATGACGCAGTTGGATTCACCACTAAGAACCTGATCTGCGTTCCGATGAAGGCACAAGGAGAGATCCAAGGAGTTCTGGAAGCAGTTAACTCTTTAGAAAGGCCTGAATTTACAAATAAAGATATTAAAATATTGGAATATCTTTCTGATCTTGCAGCGATTGCGATCAGGAACAGAAGACTAATCCGAGATCTGAAAGATCGTGCGCGAGAATTGGATTGTCTCTACCAAATCAGCCAGGCGATCTCCAATATCAGCGAGTTGGATCAGTTCTTAAATCTGACAGTAAACTCAATCTCTGATGTTTTAGGGGCAGAAAGAGTTTCTTTAATCTTCCAAAATCCTAGAACGAAAGCATTCGAACTTTCTAAGTCTATCGGGTTCAGTTTGGAAGAAGAATCCCATCTTGTGGATGAATCCAGAGGGATCTTGAATGAAATTTTATCCCAAGGGAAAGCGATCTTAGTTCAGGGACAAACTGATATCAATCCAGACCTTCTTACACCGAATCGTTATAAGACTAGATCATTCGTTTCCGTTCCAATTCGTCAGGACGGCACAATCATTGGCGTTTTGAATGCTGCGGATAAGATGAGCGGAGACAGTTTTTCTCACCAAGATCTTTCTATCTTAAGTACAATCTCCAACCAAATTGCAGAAGCTTATAATAGTCTTTTGGCAAAAAATCAAAAAGAGAAGTTAACCTCTATCAGAAGAGATATGCAGATTGCTTCTCAGATACAGCTCAACTCTCTGCCTAATATCCCTAAGAAGATGCATCTTTTGGAGATCGAAACTTCTTATACCGCATCTAAAGAGATCGGTGGGGATTTTTATGATCTAATCTATCATAATCCTGACGAAGTAAGTATCCTGATCGCGGACGTTTCCGGAAAAGGGATCTCTGCCGCATTGTTTATGGAATTTTCCAAAACGATTATTGCTGGTGAAGTGGCACGTAACTCTTCTACAAGTATCAGTCTTATGGGAGCGAATCGGATCATCCAAGAGAAGTCCGGTTATTTTATGTTCGTCACTGTGATGCTGACCCGCATAAATATGCTTAAAAAAAGAATACGTTATTCTAGCGCGGGTCATAACGAGCAGTTATTATATAAAGCTAAGGAGAAGAAGGTACTACTTCTCTCCGGAAAAGGAATGCCTCTAGGGATCAAAGAATCAGAGGTAGAAGAACATGAAGTAGAATACCAACCTGGAGATCTTCTAGTTCTATACACTGATGGAGTGAGCGAGACCACAAACGAAACCGGAGAAATGTATTCTTTGGAAAATCTCGCAAAACTAATAGAAAGAAACGGGGACATGCCCGTGGAAAATCTAAAAGAACTGATCCTGGACACTACTGACGCATTCAGAGGAGAAGCGGATCCTCATGACGATTACACTTTAGTAATGGTCCGACTCAATTAG
- a CDS encoding LIC_20087 family outer membrane protein, producing MAKKNIPSYINKYRMRTEKMTYDSKSLPKRKRSFFRKAFPSLLQVIFPFVASLSVIYGENSSTFFWDSFDNFSKNKALFSQKESSGAEVEKEEHKVQFFSSLTFKYPYEMKVFQEYIPTESSSASFNSIPGLPNKLPNQPRILLQKREFFALYPSLGREEVFVMAMSMGQNKDNKSEAYVGANTERRAFDGLTDVRATSSVIPGLGSNLSRGLDNQAGNLLFGYLLGRAGIQMDLGWRMAGNNVGLAIPESAKSSIGISYSLISNSSNLNKMDFFLQVSGIKRFNDKSLLQIDTPQAFRGWQQGYEYYVNPGFSISTKNLSFEGLVRLPLHQPFPNTDGLLTPEIQGMLGVKYKFSDSSPSLQK from the coding sequence TTGGCAAAGAAGAATATTCCGTCATATATCAATAAATATAGGATGAGAACCGAGAAGATGACATATGATTCCAAATCTCTTCCTAAACGTAAGCGCTCGTTTTTTAGAAAGGCCTTCCCTTCCCTCTTACAGGTGATTTTTCCTTTTGTAGCGAGCCTGTCCGTAATATACGGAGAGAACAGTTCTACTTTTTTCTGGGATTCTTTCGACAACTTTTCCAAAAATAAGGCTCTATTTTCCCAAAAGGAAAGTTCTGGAGCAGAGGTAGAGAAGGAAGAACATAAGGTCCAATTTTTCTCTTCTCTTACATTCAAATATCCTTATGAAATGAAAGTGTTTCAGGAATATATCCCGACCGAGTCATCATCCGCATCTTTTAATTCTATTCCTGGACTTCCTAATAAATTACCAAACCAGCCTAGAATACTTTTACAAAAGAGAGAATTTTTTGCTCTGTATCCTTCTCTCGGAAGAGAAGAAGTTTTTGTAATGGCAATGAGCATGGGCCAAAACAAGGATAATAAATCCGAGGCATATGTAGGAGCTAATACTGAAAGAAGGGCGTTCGATGGTTTGACAGATGTGAGAGCTACTTCTTCAGTTATACCTGGTTTAGGTTCCAATCTTTCCAGAGGTTTAGACAACCAAGCTGGAAATTTACTCTTCGGATATTTGCTCGGAAGAGCTGGGATCCAAATGGATTTAGGCTGGAGAATGGCAGGAAATAACGTAGGTTTGGCGATCCCTGAATCTGCAAAATCGTCCATCGGGATCAGTTACTCGTTGATCTCTAATTCAAGTAACTTGAATAAGATGGATTTTTTCCTACAAGTGTCCGGAATAAAAAGATTTAATGATAAAAGTCTTTTGCAAATCGATACTCCTCAAGCTTTCAGAGGATGGCAACAAGGTTACGAATATTACGTAAATCCTGGATTTTCAATCTCCACAAAAAATTTAAGTTTCGAAGGTTTAGTACGTTTACCTCTTCATCAACCTTTCCCAAATACAGACGGATTACTCACTCCGGAAATCCAAGGTATGCTTGGAGTGAAATACAAATTTTCGGATAGTTCCCCTAGTTTACAAAAATAA
- a CDS encoding SDR family NAD(P)-dependent oxidoreductase, which translates to MFTILITGGSGGLGRALVSELGNSGYKILNWDLVSPDKLHPNETFQKIDLTSSDELENACKNLQSEASSIRGFIHCAGYGGPYHKITEVSLEEWDRIFSINLRSAFQITKSLLPIFSAQEFGRFVYIASSLSVQGSALSVAYSSSKHGIIGFMKSIAAEWGEKGITSNAVSPGYMETKMGIQEDQVDDHRKKIIEMTPVKKIASPEEIARVVTFLISSESGYINGANWTVDGGITSI; encoded by the coding sequence ATGTTTACAATTTTAATCACTGGAGGAAGTGGGGGCCTTGGCCGCGCTCTTGTTTCCGAATTAGGAAATTCCGGATATAAGATCCTAAATTGGGATCTGGTTTCTCCGGACAAACTTCATCCAAACGAAACATTCCAAAAAATAGATCTGACTTCTTCCGATGAACTGGAAAATGCCTGCAAAAATTTACAGTCAGAGGCTTCTTCCATTCGTGGATTTATACATTGTGCAGGTTACGGCGGTCCGTATCATAAAATTACGGAAGTTTCTTTAGAAGAATGGGACAGGATCTTTTCCATCAATCTTCGCTCCGCTTTTCAAATTACAAAATCGTTACTTCCAATTTTTAGCGCCCAAGAATTCGGTAGATTCGTTTATATAGCTTCTTCTTTGTCTGTGCAAGGTAGCGCTTTGTCTGTGGCTTATTCTTCTTCCAAACATGGGATCATAGGTTTTATGAAATCTATTGCAGCCGAATGGGGAGAAAAAGGAATCACATCTAACGCTGTAAGTCCTGGTTATATGGAAACCAAGATGGGAATCCAAGAAGACCAAGTGGATGATCATCGCAAAAAGATAATAGAGATGACACCTGTTAAGAAGATCGCGTCCCCGGAAGAGATCGCAAGAGTAGTGACTTTTTTAATTTCTTCCGAGTCCGGTTATATTAACGGTGCAAATTGGACAGTAGACGGAGGAATTACTTCGATTTAG